The following nucleotide sequence is from Zea mays cultivar B73 chromosome 1, Zm-B73-REFERENCE-NAM-5.0, whole genome shotgun sequence.
GAGGAGCCGGCCAGTCGTGGATGGCCTGCACCTTGGTCGGATCCATGGCCACCCTTTGAGCCGAGATAATGTGGCCCAAGTATGCCACCGAGGGGGAGCCAAAGGTGTACTTGGACCGCTTGATGAAGTGGACGTGGCGGCGCAGCTCATCGAGGACGGCGCGGATGTGTCGCAAGTGATCTGCCCATGTCTTGCTATAAATTAAAATATCATCAAAAAAGACCAAAACGAATCGGCGGAGTATCGGCCGAAGGACGTCGTCCATGAGCGCTTGGAATGTTGCCGGGGCGTTGCTAAGCCCGAACGGAATCACCAAGAACTTATAGAGGTCGTCGTGGCCCGTGGGTGCGAAACGCCGTCTTTTGGACATCAGCCGGCCGCATCCGAATTTGGTGGTCTGGAGCGTAAGTCCAACCTGTTTCTTGACGAGCAACACCGGCGAGAAGAAAGCCGAATCATTGAGACGGACGATGCCTTGGGCGAGCATGGCAGCGCACTGCCGCTCCAACCTGTCCTTGTGCGCCGCTGGGTAGCGGTAGGGCCTAACCGCCACCGGTGCAGCCCCCGGTTTGAGGACGATGGCATGGTCCCGAGTCCGCTGTGGGGGGAGCTTGGCTGGCTCGACGAAGGCGCCCTCGAAGGCGTGGAGCAGGTCATCGAGGAGGCCCTCCGTTGATGTGGCTGCAGCGACCAGcggcctcggccgctctgcgatgtcgGACCAGCACACCAGCCGACCTTGGTGAGTGAAGGAGATGGTGCGGCCGATGAAATCCCAACTGATTCGGCCAAGGGTGACCATCCATTGGGTCCCCAAGACCAAAGCATACCCGGCGAGCGGCATGACGAAGAGGTCGACGGAGAACCGATCGCCCTCGATGATGAGCGAGGCGCGCCGTATGACGTCGGGCAGGTGACGCGCTCCCCGTTGGCCACAGTCACCGTGAGACGTGGACGGGGCTGGATCTGCAGTCCGGTGCAGcgcgccgcagcttcggcgatgaAATTGTGCGTGGAACCCGTATCGAGGAGCGCGACGAGGGTGGAGGCGCCCAACGATACTCGCAACTGCAGGGATTTGCAGATGGGGACGCCCGCAATAGCCTGAAGTGAGAAGACAGGAGCAGCCTCTTCCTGTTCATTGGCGGCCCGATCGTCGCTCGGCGTCCGCGATCTCGACGCCTTCCACGAAGAAAATGCGGCGGCAGACACAGTTGTGTCCGCGGGAGTACAGTTCATTGCAATTGAAGCAACAGCGAGGCGTCGCCGTTCCGCCTGTTCCTCCTGTGATAGGCGCTTTCAACGACTGGCCTTCCAGCCGAGGCGACGCTGCACCCGCCGGTGGTGCAGGTAGCGGTGGGCGAGGGCCATGCGCGCTAGGCGCGGCCAGCAAGGCGCGAGGGGCGTCGAGGGCAAGGGGCTGAGCCAACTGGGCCAACCCCATCATCTTGACCTGTCGGGCGAGACTCATGGCCCCGGCGAGCGTCTCCAGGTTGTGGATGCGGACGGCGTGGCTCATCGGAGGGAGGAGACCGCCCGTGTACAGCTGGACGCGTTGGCCCTCCTCGAGGCGACCCACGCGGGGCAGGAGAGCCTGGAACCGGTTGGAGTAGTCCTCCACCGTCCCGTGCGGCGGCACTCCAATTCGAACAGGGGCGCTAATCGGAGAGGCGGCCCGAACCGAAGGTTGAGCAGTTCTTTGAAACGCGCCCACAGTGGCGTGCCCTCGTCCTCCTGGAGTTGAATGTACCAGAGTTGGGCGACATCCTCCAGGTTGTATGACGCCATCCACACGCGCTCCACCGCCATGGTGCGTTGTTGGTGAAAGTACGAttcgcacttgttgatgaagatcATCGGATCAGACTTGCCGTCGTAGCGGGGAAAACCCAGTTTCTGGAATCTGGGAGGGCATTCGAGATCGTGAGGCCCCTCCTGTCGAGCGCCCCTGCTGTCCGCCAATGACGGGGACGActtttccttcatcacagccatcTCGGCCTTCAGGGTGGACATCTCAGTGGTGATTGATTGCAGCGCCTCCATGACATCCTTGATGGTGGGTTCCGCCATCGGTAGCGGCTGCGTGGAGGAGGCAGTGGAGGTTGGCGGCGATGGTGGTGGGCTACGATGAGGTGCGGCGGCTGTGGAGGACTGGTTGGAGCGCGTGGTAGAGGATCGACATGACCttgataccaggttgtcaagcgCCTCAGCACCTAACAACACCAGACCGCGACTACGCAGTCCGTAGTCACGCTCCAGGCCTTCACCGTGATGGAAATCCCCACCGGCGGCTTGAGAGTACAGAGTAGAGAGAGAGCAGGTTTAGGATAACTGATTGCTTGATTCCTTTCCTCCAAGTTTGGTTACAATATATAGGCCAATGCCCCAACTAATCACTCCTAGATTTAAGGCATGGAAAGGAAACTAATCTCAACTAATCACTCCTAGATTTAAGGCATGGAAATGAAACTAATCTCAACTAATCACTCCTGGATTTAAGGCATGGAAAGGAAACTAATCTTTTATTTCTAAATCTGGCCACTAACGGTGGCACCTTCCTGTGTCGCGCGAGCAGCCCACTCTGCCGCGCGCCTGATGTCACGACGGCGCCTATACGTTTGCCCGTACATGACAATAAAACTGAATCAGTGTTGCCTTTTATATATGTCATaaaataagaatttatggtgcgaTGAATTTATAAAAGGACCGAGTTCTGCTCCTGCTGCTCTTAAAAAAACGCTGATTGCACATAATGCAAGTCTAAAATAAAAAGATTGTATTGAATGTATCTAAAACATTAATCCTATTGGAAAGTATGCCAATAAGCAAAATAATACATAACAATATATTATTTTTCTAACAAACGAATCCCTGTGTATGCATTTTTTTCACCTTCTATGTACTCTATGTTCACAGACAAGTGTAGAGAAGTTATGAGAAGCCTTCCTATGACATAATGTCCTTCCATCTTAGACTTACAGGCACATATTAAAGACATATGCAATACAATAAACCTAATACAATATTGTAGTTCACTAGTTCTTGTTTATCAAGTATGACACCCTTATCGTACCATTTACCCTAAGTGAGTAAGTGACCAATGAACAAGGTGATCAATGGACAAACACAGCACAGTATGTAAGGAAAGACAAGGGTAACATGGTAGATTCCCTATGGATGATGTAGCATGATCACTTATAAATGGATGAGAATTTACCCTAAACAACTTGGGAAAAATGTGTACTTTACTAATTCAGCTATAATTACTCCCATGGCGTCTTTTTCCTCGTCATTCTATAAGAACAGGCTAGAATAGAACATTTGAAAATATGCAGGGTATGAACTTTCGGTGGTCAGCATAGCAAAAGTAGTCTACCTCTTTTATTCGTGAATCAGCCCCTATGGATTTTGTTACTCCACCTTGCAGATTTCCAGTTGAAGTTGCTGGTGCATTTTGGTCAGGTAACCCAGAAAACTTATCAACTACAGAAGCAGGAGGTATATTGTCATCTACTGAATTATTTGCACCAGATGTTTGTCCATATTTGCTACTCAAAGAAACAGGAGGAGCAGCAACTAGTTGACTAGGCCCTTGTAAAGCACTTGATGAACCAGGAGCAACAAAAAGAAAATTAACAGGTTGTCGCACATACATAAGTTGATTTGATGTGGCGTTCTCCCTTGAGCTACTTGaattcttttttctcttcttttgCTTATTGGAAGTAATCTCCTGATTTCTTGCAAAACTTTCTGGTGGTTGTGCTGCAATTGGCATTACCGCTAATGGTGCTACCTGTCCAATACCTCTCTTGGCCATATTAACCCTGTTAGCAGCCTCTTGAAGAGCTTGCATCGCCACAATATAAACCTCTAATGATGATGCTCCCTCTTCAGCATACCTTAGTGCTTCATGACACAAACTGTTGTAACGCCATGTCAGGGATTGCTCACCATCTTCAGCGCTACTTCTTGGCTCCTCCTTGAGCTCCTCTCTGCTAACTTCATCAACATTCTTGCCTAAGCTTCTATCCAATGCATTCTTTGTCCATCTTTTTACAAAATAATGAGAAGGAAGTGCAGAGACACCTCTTACACCAAACACAGTAAGTATGTGCCTGCAGACAATACCAAAATATtcaaacatccgacagctacatgTCGCAGAACTTCCAGAAGAACAGAACTGAACTGTTACAGACttctcacttccttcagatatggCCACTGTATAAATTGAAGCATTGCCCTCCTCTTTCACCATTTCAGCAGTGTAAGCAGTGGCACATATCAATTCCTGTTGGAATTTCAAAAACATTGACCTCGTATATAACTCTGCTCCTTGCTTTTCTATAGGAGATGATGTCTTAATATCCGGAAGTGAATATTTTGTTTCAAATTCTTCCTTCACCTCCTTCTCATAACAACAGTCTAAAGCTTTTTCATATTGCTGAATGAATGACTGTGAATCAGTTTTGGCACTAATATAACCTTCAAACAACGAACTCCTGCTAGAACACTGCAGCTTTAACGACACATCCCCAAAGAATGTATCTCTCAGATATACCGGGACCCAATGATGACGGCAATTGTACACCAAGTCAAGCCATTCACTTTTTTGAGAgctggccttagaaattaatgcctTCCAATTTTCTTCAAACTCATTTATTGTCTCAGACATATTGATGCAATTAATAAAGTCGTCATGGAATGATGGAAATGCATCTAGGAGATATGACAGCTTATCATGTGCTTCGTTCATGATGTGCCACTTACAAAACTGGAGCCTAGTTAGAGGAAATACTTTCAAAGCAGCTGGTTTTAAAACATTATCATGCTCCATAATAAGAGATGTAGGGTGGCATCCAGACATTGCTAAGAGAAATGTCTCAAACAACCAAACAAAGGATACTTCATTGTTATGTGCCATGATGGCACAGCCAAATAGGATTGGCTGGCAATGGTGATTAACTCCAGTAAAAGCGACAAGTGGCAGTTCATGCTTGCTCCTTTTGCAGTAGTCATCCAAGACAACGGCATCTCCAAAGTCTTTGTATGTCGTCCTAGCCCTCGCATCAGCCCAAAACACATTACCCACTGGACGCCCCTCAACAAATTGCATGGCATAAAAGAACGCTGGATCTTCAGCTTGCATGCGTTTGACATAATCCAAAATTACTCTAGTGGCATTCCCGATACCATCCGAAAAATACTGAGGAACCACTTGAGCTACGCTTGTGTGAGGCACAGGCGGCGTAAGAGGTGGTGGCGGTGGCTCAATTGCCAGAAGCGAGCCGCCATTTCGATGGCCCCCAAAAGGACGGTGCTTTCCACACTCCGACAGTGGCTTGTGCGGACGCAGGCAGTGTGCCTGGTTCGTGGGGACCAGGGGATGGTTATGTGCAGTCTCCAGCTTAGTCACACTCCAGCGGCCATTGTCCTGCTTCTTCACCCGGATCATGGCCTTGCAGCCAACCCGGGTGACAGCGCGTGTCCTCCGACCCCTCCCACTATCGTCGTCGCCAGCGTCTGCGGCATCAGCACGGGAAACCTCATTCTTCCCGCGGTAAGTGCGGAAGCCCTCCTTGGCGCAGACGAACTGGCGCGACATGACGGAGCCGTCCCGGCGCGACCGGTGCATGACGCTGATCCGGGTGCTGAAGCCCACGCGGTGGGCGTAGACGTTATAGAACGTCCAGGCGTCCTCCTCGTCGTCGAACTCCATGCCCTCGAAAGGGTCGACCCCGTCGAAGGCGCCGGCGCGCGCCGCGTACGCCGACGCGGAGACCGAGGCCGATGCGgacgccgagctcgccggagccgagCCGCTCCCGGCGTCCACCTCCATCTCCGCGCCGTAGCCGACGCTATCGTTGTCGCCTTCGCCCATTTCGCTATCGGGCGACCCCTGCTCGCTTCCCGCCCCCCTCTCCATGTCCATGGCCGACGCGGCGGGGCCAAGGACGGCCGGCCACTAAAGGCGGCTCCCCGAGATCAACCCCTCAAGACAGAGGAATCTTCATCTCCGGTCAGGACACGTACATCCGCCAACCAGCTAACGCTCAGGCGGGGAGGTAAAAAAAAATAATAAGAAGCAAAATGTGCCGAGGCGATCCACGCGGCAGGTGAGCTCGAGGATGGATAAGGGGAGCAGAGGTAGGCGGAGGGTACGGTAAGGAGTGAGATGTGCGAGGGAGGCGGGGGCGCAAGACGGCGAGGGGGTGGTGCTCCGGCGAAGGTGCAGGAGGAGGAGAGGGGCGGGAGGGTACGGTTGGGTGGGGGGAAGAGTGGGGCGGAGGGGGAGCGTGTGACCGGCTTGGGGGCAGTCTGGGGGGTTTGACCGGGCGCACCTGATCAGCGGGAGGGTCCGGGTCCGGCTCGCTAGGGTTTGTTTGCTTTTGCGCCGGGACCGGGTGCGAGTGGGGCCGCGCGTTGCTTGGTTTTGTTCCATGGCCCACCGCGATTGCCTGTAGTACATTGACGAACGtgcagctgggtggaatggatcATCGGATGGTGGTGAAAAAGGCCCAAAAATAGTGCTCCGTATTTTTTTTCCATTACATTGACGTGCAGTTGATTTGAATGGCATGTTTTTTTCTATTTATATAGGTACGGAGTGTCCTTTTTGACACATAAAAAAACGCTGCTAAAGAAGTGGATCGTGGGGCCCATATGTTTTCCAATTTCCACTGTTATAACTTCCCGCCTGGTCCTCCCAAAACATATTAATACTCCATATAAAATACAAGTCGAAATTGAGTGGCAAGCGTCTGGTCAGAACTCAGTATTTGTTTGAGATAGAGTGCGTGGTAGACCACCTGAAAAAAAATGTCGTTAGTCTTGAATCATATCATATTTCTCTAAAAACACCACCATTTCGGAATCTCTAGTAATAAAATCATTTGTTTGTTATGTATTTTGTATTGAACAACTTTACCATTGGCATGAAGCCATTTACGGTTGATCTTTTGCAAACAGATTTAGTCTGATGTTTGGTTCTTTTAGTCACTCTTCTAGACTTtatggactaaactttagttcataAAATTTCTATTGAAGGTCCCATTTAGTCATATTATTTGACAgttttagaactaaaaatgattaaATTCTAGCTACCAAAGTATGAGAGGTAACAGCCAACCACCTATTACTCTCACATATAAGAATGGAACACTCTCATGTAAGAATGGAACATAATGAAGCTAAAAAATAGTAGTTTTTTTCTCAGCGACCCTATGT
It contains:
- the LOC103643784 gene encoding protein FAR1-RELATED SEQUENCE 5 isoform X3 — translated: MDMERGAGSEQGSPDSEMGEGDNDSVGYGAEMEVDAGSGSAPASSASASASVSASAYAARAGAFDGVDPFEGMEFDDEEDAWTFYNVYAHRVGFSTRISVMHRSRRDGSVMSRQFVCAKEGFRTYRGKNEVSRADAADAGDDDSGRGRRTRAVTRVGCKAMIRVKKQDNGRWSVTKLETAHNHPLVPTNQAHCLRPHKPLSECGKHRPFGGHRNGGSLLAIEPPPPPLTPPVPHTSVAQVVPQYFSDGIGNATRVILDYVKRMQAEDPAFFYAMQFVEGRPVGNVFWADARARTTYKDFGDAVVLDDYCKRSKHELPLVAFTGVNHHCQPILFGCAIMAHNNEVSFVWLFETFLLAMSGCHPTSLIMEHDNVLKPAALKVFPLTRLQFCKWHIMNEAHDKLSYLLDAFPSFHDDFINCINMSETINEFEENWKALISKASSQKSEWLDLVYNCRHHWVPVYLRDTFFGDVSLKLQCSSRSSLFEGYISAKTDSQSFIQQYEKALDCCYEKEVKEEFETKYSLPDIKTSSPIEKQGAELYTRSMFLKFQQELICATAYTAEMVKEEGNASIYTVAISEGSEKSVTVQFCSSGSSATCSCRMFEYFGIVCRHILTVFGVRGVSALPSHYFVKRWTKNALDRSLGKNVDEVSREELKEEPRSSAEDGEQSLTWRYNSLCHEALRYAEEGASSLEVYIVAMQALQEAANRVNMAKRGIGQVAPLAVMPIAAQPPESFARNQEITSNKQKKRKKNSSSSRENATSNQLMYVRQPVNFLFVAPGSSSALQGPSQLVAAPPVSLSSKYGQTSGANNSVDDNIPPASVVDKFSGLPDQNAPATSTGNLQGGVTKSIGADSRIKEDCCGKSRLSGHYGGFDIFYQDISAYWFFLDMV
- the LOC103643784 gene encoding protein FAR1-RELATED SEQUENCE 5 isoform X2 codes for the protein MDMERGAGSEQGSPDSEMGEGDNDSVGYGAEMEVDAGSGSAPASSASASASVSASAYAARAGAFDGVDPFEGMEFDDEEDAWTFYNVYAHRVGFSTRISVMHRSRRDGSVMSRQFVCAKEGFRTYRGKNEVSRADAADAGDDDSGRGRRTRAVTRVGCKAMIRVKKQDNGRWSVTKLETAHNHPLVPTNQAHCLRPHKPLSECGKHRPFGGHRNGGSLLAIEPPPPPLTPPVPHTSVAQVVPQYFSDGIGNATRVILDYVKRMQAEDPAFFYAMQFVEGRPVGNVFWADARARTTYKDFGDAVVLDDYCKRSKHELPLVAFTGVNHHCQPILFGCAIMAHNNEVSFVWLFETFLLAMSGCHPTSLIMEHDNVLKPAALKVFPLTRLQFCKWHIMNEAHDKLSYLLDAFPSFHDDFINCINMSETINEFEENWKALISKASSQKSEWLDLVYNCRHHWVPVYLRDTFFGDVSLKLQCSSRSSLFEGYISAKTDSQSFIQQYEKALDCCYEKEVKEEFETKYSLPDIKTSSPIEKQGAELYTRSMFLKFQQELICATAYTAEMVKEEGNASIYTVAISEGSEKSVTVQFCSSGSSATCSCRMFEYFGIVCRHILTVFGVRGVSALPSHYFVKRWTKNALDRSLGKNVDEVSREELKEEPRSSAEDGEQSLTWRYNSLCHEALRYAEEGASSLEVYIVAMQALQEAANRVNMAKRGIGQVAPLAVMPIAAQPPESFARNQEITSNKQKKRKKNSSSSRENATSNQLMYVRQPVNFLFVAPGSSSALQGPSQLVAAPPVSLSSKYGQTSGANNSVDDNIPPASVVDKFSGLPDQNAPATSTGNLQGGVTKSIGADSRIKESHELSQANGNRGCSVNTLNSSAARQLVTVPIGLCLPPTDGSEISADSGDISSNGKLSLGLHQSQSSAQQPATPSQTKTLDSIDCRANPEGSSIRAAAIAAGARIGSPSDAATIIKAAQSKGAIYIRPGEIIPNYLKPLAPKPLSSLPPMNPGQLRRFGDSAAAKDAIFGSSDGTDDDDEEDTDDEEDDELTDNDAEHE
- the LOC103643784 gene encoding protein FAR1-RELATED SEQUENCE 5 isoform X1; amino-acid sequence: MDMERGAGSEQGSPDSEMGEGDNDSVGYGAEMEVDAGSGSAPASSASASASVSASAYAARAGAFDGVDPFEGMEFDDEEDAWTFYNVYAHRVGFSTRISVMHRSRRDGSVMSRQFVCAKEGFRTYRGKNEVSRADAADAGDDDSGRGRRTRAVTRVGCKAMIRVKKQDNGRWSVTKLETAHNHPLVPTNQAHCLRPHKPLSECGKHRPFGGHRNGGSLLAIEPPPPPLTPPVPHTSVAQVVPQYFSDGIGNATRVILDYVKRMQAEDPAFFYAMQFVEGRPVGNVFWADARARTTYKDFGDAVVLDDYCKRSKHELPLVAFTGVNHHCQPILFGCAIMAHNNEVSFVWLFETFLLAMSGCHPTSLIMEHDNVLKPAALKVFPLTRLQFCKWHIMNEAHDKLSYLLDAFPSFHDDFINCINMSETINEFEENWKALISKASSQKSEWLDLVYNCRHHWVPVYLRDTFFGDVSLKLQCSSRSSLFEGYISAKTDSQSFIQQYEKALDCCYEKEVKEEFETKYSLPDIKTSSPIEKQGAELYTRSMFLKFQQELICATAYTAEMVKEEGNASIYTVAISEGSEKSVTVQFCSSGSSATCSCRMFEYFGIVCRHILTVFGVRGVSALPSHYFVKRWTKNALDRSLGKNVDEVSREELKEEPRSSAEDGEQSLTWRYNSLCHEALRYAEEGASSLEVYIVAMQALQEAANRVNMAKRGIGQVAPLAVMPIAAQPPESFARNQEITSNKQKKRKKNSSSSRENATSNQLMYVRQPVNFLFVAPGSSSALQGPSQLVAAPPVSLSSKYGQTSGANNSVDDNIPPASVVDKFSGLPDQNAPATSTGNLQGGVTKSIGADSRIKESHELSQANGNRGCSVNTLNSSAARQLVTVPIGLCLPPTDGSEISAACLNSVDSGDISSNGKLSLGLHQSQSSAQQPATPSQTKTLDSIDCRANPEGSSIRAAAIAAGARIGSPSDAATIIKAAQSKGAIYIRPGEIIPNYLKPLAPKPLSSLPPMNPGQLRRFGDSAAAKDAIFGSSDGTDDDDEEDTDDEEDDELTDNDAEHE